The following are encoded in a window of Streptococcus pasteurianus genomic DNA:
- a CDS encoding ATP-binding cassette domain-containing protein, translating into MLTVSDVSLRFSDRKLFDEVNINFTAGNTYGLIGANGAGKSTFLKILAGDIEPTTGHVSLGPNERLSVLRQNHFDYEEERAIDVVIMGNERLYNIMKEKDAIYMKPDFSDEDGVRAAELESEFAELGGWEAESEASQLLQNLNIPEDLHYQNMSELANGDKVKVLLAKALFGKPDVLLLDEPTNGLDIQSISWLEDFLIDFENTVIVVSHDRHFLNKVCTHMADLDFGKIKLYVGNYDFWKQSSELAARLQADRNAKAEEKIKELQEFVARFSANASKSKQATSRKKMLDKIELEEIVPSSRKYPFINFKAERELGKDLLTVENLSVKIDGETVLDNISFILRPGDKTAFIGQNDIQTTALIRALMDDIEYEGTIKWGVTTSRSYLPKDNSRDFSSGESILEWLRQFASKEEDDNTFLRGFLGRMLFSGDEVNKSVSVLSGGEKVRVMLSKLMLLKSNVLVLDDPTNHLDLESISSLNDGLKDFKESIIFASHDHEFIQTLANHIVVISKNGVIDRIDETYDEFLENEEVQAKVKELWKD; encoded by the coding sequence TTGCTTACAGTTTCTGATGTATCACTACGTTTCAGCGATAGAAAACTATTTGATGAGGTTAACATCAACTTTACAGCTGGAAATACCTATGGTTTAATCGGTGCCAATGGTGCAGGAAAATCAACATTTTTAAAAATCTTGGCAGGAGATATTGAACCAACAACAGGTCATGTTTCCCTTGGTCCAAATGAACGCTTATCAGTTCTTCGTCAAAATCACTTTGACTATGAGGAAGAACGTGCTATTGATGTTGTTATTATGGGAAATGAACGTCTTTACAACATTATGAAAGAAAAAGATGCTATCTACATGAAACCTGATTTTTCAGATGAAGATGGTGTCCGCGCTGCCGAGTTAGAAAGCGAATTTGCAGAGCTTGGCGGTTGGGAAGCCGAAAGCGAAGCTTCTCAATTACTTCAAAACTTAAACATTCCAGAAGATCTTCATTACCAAAACATGAGTGAATTAGCCAATGGTGATAAAGTGAAAGTCCTTCTTGCCAAAGCTCTTTTTGGTAAACCTGACGTCCTTCTCCTTGACGAACCAACCAACGGTCTTGATATTCAATCTATTTCTTGGTTAGAAGATTTCTTGATTGACTTTGAAAATACTGTTATTGTCGTTTCCCATGACCGTCACTTCTTAAATAAAGTATGTACGCACATGGCTGACCTTGATTTCGGTAAAATCAAACTTTACGTCGGTAACTACGACTTCTGGAAACAATCTTCTGAGCTTGCTGCTCGCCTACAAGCAGACCGCAATGCTAAAGCAGAAGAAAAAATTAAAGAATTACAAGAATTCGTGGCACGTTTCTCTGCCAATGCTTCTAAATCAAAACAAGCCACATCTCGTAAGAAAATGCTTGATAAAATTGAATTAGAAGAAATTGTTCCTTCTAGTCGTAAATACCCATTTATCAACTTCAAAGCAGAACGCGAACTTGGTAAAGACCTTTTAACGGTTGAGAATTTATCCGTTAAAATTGATGGAGAAACTGTTCTTGATAATATCAGCTTCATCCTACGTCCAGGTGATAAAACAGCTTTCATTGGACAAAACGATATTCAAACAACAGCTCTTATTCGTGCTTTGATGGATGACATAGAATACGAAGGTACTATCAAATGGGGGGTCACAACTAGCCGCTCTTATCTTCCAAAAGATAATTCACGTGACTTTTCCTCTGGTGAATCAATTCTTGAATGGCTTCGTCAATTTGCTTCTAAAGAAGAGGACGATAACACATTCCTTCGTGGATTCCTTGGACGCATGCTTTTCTCTGGTGACGAAGTTAACAAATCAGTTAGCGTATTGTCAGGGGGAGAAAAAGTGCGCGTGATGCTTTCTAAATTGATGCTCCTCAAATCCAACGTTCTTGTCCTTGATGATCCAACAAACCACTTAGACTTGGAATCAATTTCAAGCTTGAATGATGGGCTGAAAGATTTCAAAGAATCTATTATCTTTGCAAGTCATGACCATGAGTTTATTCAAACACTTGCTAATCACATTGTCGTGATCTCAAAAAATGGGGTTATTGACCGTATCGATGAAACTTATGATGAATTTCTTGAAAATGAAGAAGTTCAAGCCAAAGTTAAAGAACTCTGGAAAGATTAA
- a CDS encoding YfhO family protein codes for MTLKSLKSNINTLYYLAAFALPFLILFFALLSEDISFNSDTTILASDGFHQYVIFAENLRNILHGSDSIFYTFTSGLGLNFYALISYYLGSFFSPFVYFFSLKSMPDAIYIFTLLKVACMGVSCFYSLRQLYPKVLKPFSIILSTSYALMSFAISQIEINMWLDVFILLPLIILGINRLLGQQKFILYYLSLTILFIQNYYFGYMVVIFLILYFLVQLTKEFKWKVILRKFIDFTVVSISAGLSSCIMLLPTYLDLSTHGEEFSKFTELFTDASWFFDLFAKNFVGSYDTTKFGSIPMIYVGIFPLILAIIFFTIKSIRWQTRLAYGIMLALIVASFYLEPLDLIWQGMHSPNMFLHRYSWTFSILIILLAAETLSRLKELTLKQYLIGIIPLALGFIVTALFQSHYDFLEPSQVIITFAFLAAYAIILISYVNKYLSFKLFVSFTLIFTIFEISLNTYYQIAALDSEWVFPSRQSYNRNLTDIDKLVNETQELNTTFYRTEELLPQTGNDSMKYNYNGISQFSSIRNTTSSSTLDRLGFKSTGTNLNLRYQNNTLLMDSLFAVKYNLSETSVDKFGFNYVDGSGNVSLYENQYASQLAILTNGIYKDIDFGVNTLDNQTNFINNLTGLSEKYFTRLASQLTGGANLLNNRVTTTNDGQLTTSATYQVTVTANTQLYVSVPNITFSNDNSESVQITVNGKTTEYTTDNAYSFFDLGYFEEGQTLDITFTFPENSQVSFNQPNFYALDLTSYQKAMAIIDNPEVTVTTDKNTVTATYKADEDSSLFFTIPYDKGWTATQNGEKLKVSKAQDGFMKVDVKAGEGKVTLTYIPNGFKEGAYLSILGIILFLAYIIARRKYHLRIKAG; via the coding sequence ATGACATTAAAATCTTTAAAATCAAACATTAATACTCTTTACTACTTAGCAGCATTTGCTCTGCCATTTCTTATCTTATTTTTCGCCTTATTGTCTGAAGATATTTCATTCAATAGTGACACGACTATTTTAGCTAGTGACGGTTTCCACCAGTATGTCATTTTTGCTGAAAATCTACGAAATATTTTACACGGTTCAGATAGTATTTTTTACACCTTTACGAGTGGTTTGGGGCTAAACTTCTATGCTCTTATTAGTTACTATCTAGGAAGCTTCTTCTCACCTTTCGTTTATTTCTTCAGTCTAAAGAGCATGCCTGATGCTATTTATATCTTTACATTACTGAAAGTTGCTTGTATGGGGGTAAGTTGTTTTTATAGTCTCAGACAACTCTACCCTAAAGTGCTGAAACCTTTCAGCATCATCTTATCGACTTCTTATGCATTGATGAGTTTTGCCATCAGCCAAATTGAAATTAATATGTGGCTTGATGTATTCATTCTTTTGCCTTTAATCATTTTAGGAATTAATCGCTTATTAGGTCAGCAAAAATTCATCCTTTATTACCTAAGTTTAACGATTCTCTTTATCCAAAACTATTATTTTGGATACATGGTTGTTATCTTTTTAATTCTTTATTTCCTTGTTCAATTAACTAAAGAATTTAAATGGAAAGTCATTCTACGAAAATTTATTGACTTTACAGTTGTATCAATCTCTGCTGGTCTCTCTAGCTGCATCATGCTGTTACCAACTTACTTAGACCTATCTACACACGGTGAGGAATTTTCTAAGTTTACAGAGTTGTTTACAGATGCGTCATGGTTCTTTGATTTATTTGCTAAGAATTTTGTTGGCTCTTACGACACAACAAAATTTGGTTCTATTCCGATGATTTACGTGGGAATTTTCCCATTAATATTAGCTATTATTTTCTTTACGATTAAATCAATCAGGTGGCAAACTCGTTTAGCTTATGGCATAATGCTTGCTCTCATTGTCGCTAGTTTTTATCTTGAACCATTAGATCTTATCTGGCAAGGTATGCATTCACCAAATATGTTTCTTCACCGCTATTCTTGGACATTCTCTATTCTTATCATCCTATTAGCAGCTGAAACATTATCTCGTTTAAAAGAATTAACACTCAAGCAATATCTTATTGGGATTATTCCCTTGGCTCTTGGATTTATTGTTACAGCGTTGTTCCAAAGTCATTATGACTTTTTAGAACCTTCGCAAGTCATTATCACCTTTGCTTTCTTAGCTGCTTATGCTATTATACTCATCAGTTATGTAAATAAGTATCTATCATTTAAACTCTTTGTCAGCTTTACACTTATCTTTACAATTTTTGAAATATCATTAAATACTTATTATCAAATTGCAGCCCTTGATAGCGAGTGGGTCTTTCCTTCTCGACAAAGCTATAATCGTAACTTGACAGACATTGACAAACTTGTCAACGAAACACAAGAACTGAATACTACTTTCTATCGTACCGAAGAATTGTTACCTCAAACTGGCAATGACAGTATGAAATATAATTACAATGGTATCTCTCAATTTTCATCTATCCGAAACACGACCTCTAGTAGCACATTAGACCGGCTTGGCTTTAAATCAACAGGGACTAATCTCAACCTTCGCTACCAAAATAATACCTTGCTGATGGATAGTTTATTTGCTGTGAAGTATAATCTTTCTGAAACTAGTGTTGATAAATTTGGTTTCAATTATGTTGACGGTTCTGGCAATGTATCACTTTATGAAAATCAATATGCTAGTCAGCTAGCTATTTTAACGAATGGTATTTACAAGGATATTGACTTTGGTGTCAACACGCTTGACAACCAAACTAATTTTATCAATAACTTGACAGGATTATCTGAGAAATACTTCACACGTTTAGCTTCTCAACTAACCGGTGGTGCTAATTTGCTTAATAACCGAGTCACCACTACAAATGATGGTCAGTTGACAACAAGTGCTACTTATCAAGTCACTGTCACTGCTAATACTCAACTTTATGTAAGTGTCCCTAACATTACTTTCTCTAATGATAATAGTGAATCTGTGCAAATTACAGTTAATGGAAAAACGACAGAATACACAACCGATAATGCTTACAGCTTCTTTGACCTTGGTTACTTTGAAGAAGGACAAACGCTTGACATCACATTTACTTTCCCTGAAAATAGTCAAGTTTCCTTCAATCAACCTAATTTTTATGCTTTAGATTTAACAAGTTATCAAAAAGCTATGGCGATTATTGACAATCCAGAGGTTACCGTTACAACTGATAAAAATACCGTTACTGCTACTTATAAAGCAGACGAAGATAGTTCACTATTCTTCACCATTCCATATGATAAAGGATGGACAGCTACACAAAACGGGGAAAAACTTAAGGTTTCAAAAGCGCAAGATGGTTTTATGAAAGTTGATGTAAAAGCTGGTGAAGGTAAAGTAACGTTAACTTACATCCCAAATGGTTTTAAAGAAGGAGCTTATCTATCCATATTAGGCATCATCCTTTTCCTTGCTTACATAATTGCACGAAGAAAGTATCATTTAAGGATAAAAGCAGGCTAA